A single Carassius carassius chromosome 3, fCarCar2.1, whole genome shotgun sequence DNA region contains:
- the LOC132113380 gene encoding macrophage mannose receptor 1-like, which produces MRTEFICMLLSGLCISSVISKQFVFVKEAKSFSDAQMYCRSVHSDLASVEDEADFSRLQAVLSGVSDPSVWIGLKRSKTDWFWSLSNSTFYGEGEAVFRRWEPGQLDNEGGIENCCVIGYTGTFWDVPCGSLYTFICYDGQDNALQKYVFVNQLKNWSEAQTFCRQKHTDLVSVRNTDEQRLVKVLVPRGTLVFIGLFKDSFRWSDNSMSSFRRWSVAEPNVSGDCVLHQLSDINAWATQNCSETRPFICQDEVKLQVLKVKLKSGPNVNDPVMKVSIMEEIQQKLLSLGLPEDAKLRWRAQSDGEIFQPLEKDKNSCK; this is translated from the exons ATGAGGACTGAATTCATCTGCATGCTGTTATCAG GTTTGTGCATCTCATCTGTGATCTCCAAACAGTTTGTCTTTGTTAAAGAGGCGAAATCGTTCAGTGATGCACAGATGTACTGCAGAAGTGTTCACAGCGATCTGGCGAGTGTTGAAGATGAGGCGGACTTCAGCCGTCTGCAGGCTGTGCTGAGCGGGGTCTCGGATCCGAGCGTGTGGATCGGGCTGAAGAGAAGCAAGACAGACTGGTTCTGGTCTCTGTCCAACAGCACGTTCTACGGAGAAGGAGAAGCCGTGTTCAGACGCTGGGAGCCCGGACAGCTGGACAACGAAGGAGGAATCGAAAACTGCTGCGTCATCGGTTACACTGGGACGTTCTGGGATGTTCCGTGTGGAAGTCTATATACGTTCATTTGCTATGATG GACAGGACAATGCCCTTCAGAAGTACGTGTTTGTGAATCAACTCAAGAACTGGAGCGAAGCGCAGACGTTCTGCCGGCAGAAACACACGGATCTGGTCAGCGTCAGGAACACGGATGAGCAGCGGCTGGTCAAGGTGTTGGTGCCGCGGGGAACTCTGGTGTTCATCGGCCTGTTTAAAGATTCGTTCAGATGGTCCGATAACAGCATGTCCTCATTCAGACGCTGGTCTGTTGCTGAACCCAATGTCTCTGGAGATTGTGTTCTGCACCAACTGTCAGATATAAACGCATGGGCCACTCAGAACTGCTCTGAAACAAGACCGTTCATCTGCCAAGACG AAGTGAAGTTGCAGGTCCTGAAAGTGAAGCTGAAATCAGGTCCCAATGTGAATGATCCTGTGATGAAGGTGTCCATCATGGAGGAG ATCCAGCAGAAACTCCTGAGTCTGGGGTTGCCTGAAGATGCCAAACTACGGTGGAGAGCTCAGTCTGACGGAGAGATCTTCCAGCCGCTGGAGAAGGACAAGAATTCATGCAAATAA